In Streptomyces chartreusis NRRL 3882, the following are encoded in one genomic region:
- a CDS encoding class E sortase produces the protein MAATTDTEHEEHTGATASRPSAARRRPGPIAMAVSVFGELLITAGLVLGLFVAYSLWWTNVVADRAAGKQADKVRDDWAHGQGGPGALDTKNGIGFLHVPAMKNGEVLVEKGTSSKILNDGVAGYYTDPVKAALPMSGKNGNFALAAHRDGHGAKFHNIDKIKKGDPIVFETKDKWYVYKVYAILPETSKYNVKVLSAVPEESGKKKPGHYITLTTCTPVYTSTYRYIVWGELERVEKVNADRTPPKELR, from the coding sequence GTGGCAGCGACCACCGACACGGAGCACGAAGAGCACACCGGCGCGACGGCGTCCCGGCCGTCCGCGGCCCGGCGCCGTCCCGGCCCGATCGCCATGGCGGTGAGTGTCTTCGGGGAACTCCTCATCACCGCGGGCCTGGTCCTGGGCCTGTTCGTCGCCTACTCGCTCTGGTGGACGAACGTGGTCGCCGACCGCGCGGCCGGGAAGCAGGCGGACAAGGTCCGTGACGACTGGGCCCACGGCCAGGGCGGCCCCGGTGCGCTGGACACCAAGAACGGCATCGGGTTCCTGCACGTGCCGGCGATGAAGAACGGCGAGGTCCTGGTCGAGAAGGGCACGTCGAGCAAGATCCTCAATGACGGTGTCGCCGGGTACTACACCGATCCGGTCAAGGCGGCCCTGCCGATGTCGGGCAAGAACGGCAACTTCGCCCTCGCGGCCCACCGGGACGGTCACGGCGCCAAGTTCCACAACATCGACAAGATCAAGAAGGGCGACCCCATCGTCTTCGAGACGAAGGACAAGTGGTACGTCTACAAGGTCTACGCGATCCTGCCCGAGACCTCGAAGTACAACGTCAAGGTCCTCTCGGCGGTCCCGGAGGAGTCCGGCAAGAAGAAGCCCGGGCACTACATCACCCTGACGACCTGCACGCCGGTGTACACGAGCACGTACCGGTACATCGTGTGGGGCGAGCTGGAGCGGGTCGAGAAGGTCAACGCGGACCGCACACCCCCGAAGGAACTGCGGTGA
- a CDS encoding class E sortase codes for MTALRPERESDTSYGQQSYGVPGAFEDWSGGGAYGASPRPEPQPQSPSQPYMSEPEPYAASYEPVPDEPYLPPADEETVALRIPDPPPAAGDPTSGSPGSSATRHDGPAPGGRAARRKAAKRRHGRHGGVSETRSAQESAQDSAQEERRAPLSRVEARRQARARKPGPAVVASRAIGEVFITTGVLMLLFVTYQLWWTNVRAHAQAGKEASSLQDDWANGKRNPGVFEPGQGFAILHIPKLDVVVPIAEGTSNKGVLDRGMVGHYAEGALKTAMPSDKTGNFGLAGHRNTHGEPFRYINKLTPGDPIVVETQDEYYVYKMASILPVTSPSNTSVLNPVPTGSGFTEPGRYITLTTCTPEFTSKYRMIVWGKMVEERPRSKGKPDALVS; via the coding sequence GTGACGGCGCTGCGCCCCGAGCGCGAGTCCGACACCTCGTACGGGCAGCAGTCGTACGGGGTGCCGGGTGCGTTCGAGGACTGGTCGGGCGGAGGGGCGTACGGTGCTTCCCCGCGGCCGGAACCGCAGCCGCAGTCACCGTCACAGCCCTACATGTCAGAGCCGGAGCCGTACGCGGCGTCGTACGAGCCCGTCCCGGACGAGCCGTATCTGCCTCCGGCCGACGAGGAGACGGTGGCGCTGCGGATACCGGATCCGCCGCCCGCGGCCGGTGACCCCACATCCGGCTCTCCGGGCTCTTCCGCCACACGGCACGATGGACCTGCCCCCGGCGGCCGCGCGGCCCGCAGAAAGGCCGCCAAGCGCCGTCACGGGCGCCATGGCGGCGTTTCGGAGACCCGCTCGGCCCAGGAATCGGCTCAGGACTCGGCGCAGGAGGAGCGGCGGGCGCCGCTGTCGCGGGTCGAGGCGCGACGGCAGGCGCGGGCGCGCAAGCCGGGCCCGGCGGTGGTGGCCAGCCGGGCCATCGGCGAGGTGTTCATCACCACCGGTGTGCTGATGCTGCTGTTCGTCACGTACCAGCTGTGGTGGACGAACGTGCGGGCGCACGCGCAGGCCGGCAAGGAGGCCAGCAGCCTCCAGGACGACTGGGCGAACGGCAAGCGCAACCCGGGGGTCTTCGAGCCGGGGCAGGGCTTCGCCATCCTGCACATCCCGAAGCTGGACGTGGTGGTGCCGATCGCCGAGGGCACGAGCAACAAGGGCGTTCTGGACCGGGGCATGGTCGGCCACTACGCCGAGGGCGCCCTGAAGACGGCGATGCCCAGTGACAAGACCGGGAACTTCGGGCTCGCGGGGCACCGCAACACCCACGGAGAACCGTTCCGGTACATCAACAAGCTCACTCCGGGCGATCCGATCGTCGTGGAGACGCAGGACGAGTACTACGTCTACAAGATGGCGTCGATCCTGCCGGTCACGTCGCCCAGCAACACGAGCGTTCTGAACCCCGTCCCCACGGGGTCGGGGTTCACCGAGCCCGGCCGCTACATCACGCTGACCACGTGCACGCCGGAGTTCACCAGCAAGTACCGGATGATCGTCTGGGGCAAGATGGTCGAGGAACGGCCGCGCAGCAAGGGCAAGCCGGATGCGCTCGTCAGTTAA
- a CDS encoding aminodeoxychorismate/anthranilate synthase component II, with translation MSARILVVDNYDSFVFNLVQYLYQLGAECEVLRNDEVSTAHAQDGFDGVLLSPGPGTPEEAGVCVDMVRHCAATGVPVFGVCLGMQSMQVAYGGVVDRAPELLHGKTSLVEHTSRGVFAGLPSPFTATRYHSLAAEPATVPAELEVTARTHDGIVMGLRHRELPVEGVQFHPESVLTEHGHRMLANWLVECGDQGAVARSAGLAPVVGRATA, from the coding sequence GTGAGCGCGCGCATTCTGGTCGTGGACAACTACGACAGCTTCGTCTTCAACCTGGTCCAGTACCTGTACCAGCTGGGCGCCGAGTGTGAGGTCCTGCGCAACGACGAGGTGTCGACGGCGCACGCCCAGGACGGCTTCGACGGTGTCCTGCTCTCCCCGGGCCCGGGGACTCCGGAGGAGGCGGGCGTCTGTGTCGACATGGTCCGGCACTGCGCCGCCACGGGCGTCCCGGTCTTCGGTGTCTGCCTCGGCATGCAGTCGATGCAGGTGGCGTACGGCGGGGTCGTGGACCGTGCGCCCGAGCTGCTGCACGGCAAGACCTCGCTGGTCGAGCACACGAGCCGGGGTGTCTTCGCCGGCCTGCCCTCGCCCTTCACGGCGACGCGCTACCACTCGCTGGCCGCCGAGCCCGCGACGGTCCCGGCCGAGCTGGAGGTCACGGCCCGGACGCACGACGGCATCGTGATGGGCCTGAGGCACCGCGAACTTCCCGTCGAGGGCGTGCAGTTCCACCCCGAGTCGGTGCTGACCGAGCACGGGCACCGGATGCTGGCCAACTGGCTGGTGGAGTGCGGCGACCAGGGTGCGGTGGCGAGGTCGGCCGGGCTCGCCCCGGTGGTGGGCAGGGCCACGGCGTGA
- a CDS encoding class E sortase: protein MRVIVRTLSELCITVGSVIVLFVVYVLFWTGVQADGVMDDQIELLQEQWAKSSAPPAADGSSPASPPRPAPYAKGKPFAIMYIPRLGFTWNKPVLEGTATGTLKKGLGHYAETAQLGQKGNFAVAGHRRTYGDPFKDFPELRRGDAVVLTDGTTWFTYRIDKGPYKTVPSDIEVIDPVPRTSGYTRSGRYLTLTTCEPEWGHSHRLIVWAHLDSTQPVEAGKPEALRR from the coding sequence GTGCGTGTGATCGTCAGGACCCTCAGCGAACTGTGCATCACCGTCGGCAGCGTGATCGTGCTGTTCGTCGTCTACGTCCTGTTCTGGACCGGCGTGCAGGCCGACGGAGTCATGGACGACCAGATCGAACTGCTCCAGGAGCAGTGGGCGAAGTCGAGCGCGCCCCCCGCGGCGGACGGCTCCTCCCCCGCGAGCCCGCCGAGACCCGCGCCCTACGCCAAGGGCAAGCCCTTCGCGATCATGTACATCCCGCGTCTTGGTTTCACGTGGAACAAGCCGGTGCTCGAAGGCACGGCCACCGGCACCCTGAAGAAGGGCCTGGGCCACTACGCGGAGACCGCCCAGCTCGGCCAGAAGGGCAACTTCGCGGTCGCCGGCCACCGCCGTACCTACGGCGATCCCTTCAAGGACTTTCCCGAGCTGAGGCGGGGTGACGCCGTGGTCCTGACCGACGGCACGACCTGGTTCACGTATCGGATCGACAAAGGACCGTACAAAACAGTGCCCTCCGACATCGAGGTGATCGACCCTGTCCCACGTACATCCGGGTACACGCGTTCGGGCCGCTATCTGACGCTGACCACGTGTGAACCGGAATGGGGACACAGTCATCGGCTGATCGTCTGGGCGCACCTGGACTCCACCCAGCCTGTGGAGGCAGGGAAACCAGAGGCGCTCCGACGTTAG
- a CDS encoding DUF881 domain-containing protein, with the protein MSNSADSPGTGSTPERARRFRPVRILTAAVFALAGLIFFTSFNTAKGTNIRTDTSLLKLSDLIQERSRENGELDETNGTLRKEIEALAERDDGSTKAEDDKLAALEKRAGTQKLKGESLTVTLNDAPPDATAKLPGYPEPQPDYLVIHQQDLQAVVNALWQGGAKGIKVMDQRLISTSAVRCVGNTLILQGRVYSPPYKITAVGDPGKLQKALAASPAIQNYMVYVNVYGLGWKVEENGPVTLPGYSGTVDLHYAKPVEE; encoded by the coding sequence TTGAGCAATTCTGCCGACTCCCCCGGGACGGGATCCACCCCTGAGCGCGCGCGCCGTTTCCGGCCCGTGCGGATCCTCACGGCGGCCGTCTTCGCTCTCGCGGGGCTCATCTTCTTCACCAGCTTCAACACCGCCAAGGGCACCAATATCCGCACGGACACCTCGCTGTTGAAGCTGTCCGACCTCATCCAGGAGCGCAGCCGGGAGAACGGCGAGCTGGACGAGACCAACGGGACCCTGCGCAAGGAGATAGAGGCGCTCGCCGAGCGGGACGACGGCAGCACCAAGGCGGAGGACGACAAGCTCGCCGCCCTGGAGAAGCGCGCGGGCACGCAGAAGCTCAAGGGCGAGTCGCTCACGGTCACGCTCAACGACGCCCCGCCGGACGCCACCGCCAAGCTGCCCGGCTATCCCGAGCCGCAGCCCGACTACCTGGTCATCCACCAGCAGGACCTCCAGGCCGTGGTGAACGCGCTGTGGCAGGGCGGGGCCAAGGGCATCAAGGTCATGGACCAGCGGCTGATCTCCACCAGCGCGGTGCGCTGCGTGGGCAACACCCTGATCCTCCAGGGCCGCGTCTACTCACCGCCGTACAAGATCACGGCGGTCGGTGACCCGGGCAAGCTCCAGAAGGCGCTCGCGGCGTCCCCGGCGATCCAGAACTACATGGTCTACGTCAACGTCTACGGGCTCGGCTGGAAAGTCGAGGAGAACGGGCCGGTGACTCTTCCCGGTTACTCGGGCACAGTGGATCTGCACTACGCGAAGCCCGTGGAGGAGTAG
- the crgA gene encoding cell division protein CrgA: MPKSRIRKKADYTPPPAKQATAIKLNSRAWVAPVMLAMFLIGLAWIVVFYVTDGSLPIDSLGNWNIVVGFGFIAAGFGVSTQWK, from the coding sequence GTGCCGAAGTCACGTATCCGCAAGAAGGCCGACTACACGCCGCCGCCCGCGAAGCAGGCGACCGCGATCAAGCTGAACAGCCGTGCCTGGGTCGCGCCCGTCATGTTGGCCATGTTCCTCATCGGCCTGGCCTGGATCGTCGTCTTCTACGTCACCGACGGGTCCCTGCCCATCGACTCGCTGGGCAACTGGAACATCGTGGTGGGCTTCGGCTTCATCGCCGCCGGATTCGGTGTCTCGACCCAGTGGAAGTAG
- a CDS encoding rhomboid family intramembrane serine protease, with protein sequence MDDQAAGSPQDAHSVPMCYRHPDRETGIRCTRCERPICPECMVNASVGFQCPECVRSGSGTGHAPTAAMPRTIAGGAVTADPRLLTKILIGINLAVFIAVQVHESLLNDLVLLGAWPPAPFTPTQGVAGGEWYRLVTSMFTHQEIWHIAFNMLSLWWLGGPLEAALGRVRYLALYLVSGLAGSTLAYLLTSPNTATLGASGAIFGLFGATAVLMRRLNYDMRPIIALLVINLIFTFSPGFNISWQAHIGGLVAGVVVGYAMVHAPRERRALIQYGTCALVLAVVVLLTLLRTAQLS encoded by the coding sequence ATGGACGACCAGGCTGCGGGCAGCCCGCAGGACGCCCACAGCGTCCCCATGTGCTACCGCCACCCGGACCGCGAGACCGGCATCCGCTGCACCCGCTGCGAGCGCCCGATCTGCCCCGAGTGCATGGTCAACGCCTCCGTCGGCTTCCAGTGCCCCGAGTGCGTCCGCAGCGGTTCCGGCACCGGCCACGCCCCCACGGCCGCCATGCCCCGGACGATCGCCGGCGGAGCCGTCACCGCCGACCCCCGCCTGCTGACCAAGATCCTCATCGGGATCAACCTGGCGGTGTTCATCGCCGTCCAGGTCCACGAGTCGCTCCTGAACGACCTCGTCCTGCTCGGCGCCTGGCCGCCGGCGCCCTTCACGCCCACACAGGGCGTGGCGGGAGGCGAGTGGTACCGCCTGGTGACGTCGATGTTCACGCACCAGGAGATCTGGCACATCGCGTTCAACATGCTCAGCCTGTGGTGGCTCGGCGGCCCGCTCGAAGCGGCCCTCGGCCGTGTGCGCTATCTCGCGCTCTACCTCGTCTCCGGACTCGCGGGCAGCACCCTGGCCTATCTGCTGACCTCCCCGAACACGGCGACGCTGGGTGCGTCCGGCGCGATCTTCGGCCTGTTCGGTGCGACGGCCGTGCTGATGCGCCGGCTCAACTACGACATGCGGCCCATCATCGCGCTGCTGGTGATCAACCTGATCTTCACCTTCAGCCCGGGCTTCAACATCTCCTGGCAGGCCCACATCGGCGGCCTCGTCGCCGGTGTCGTCGTCGGATACGCCATGGTCCACGCGCCGCGCGAGCGACGTGCCCTGATCCAGTACGGCACGTGTGCGCTGGTCCTGGCCGTGGTCGTCCTGTTGACCCTGTTGAGGACGGCCCAGCTCAGCTGA
- a CDS encoding peptidylprolyl isomerase: MAEQLYATLKTNHGDIEVRLLPNHAPKTVKNFVELAQGEREWTHPETGQKSTDRLYDGTVFHRVISGFMIQGGDPLGNGTGGPGYQFEDEFHPDLRFDKPYLLAMANAGPGTNGSQFFITVSPTAWLNRKHTIFGEVTDAASQKVVDTIATTQTNPRTDRPVNDVVIESVVIETR; this comes from the coding sequence GTGGCTGAGCAGCTCTACGCCACCCTGAAGACCAACCACGGCGACATCGAAGTCCGGCTTCTGCCGAACCACGCCCCCAAGACGGTCAAGAACTTCGTCGAGCTCGCCCAGGGCGAGCGGGAGTGGACCCACCCGGAGACGGGCCAGAAGTCCACGGACAGGCTCTACGACGGCACGGTCTTCCACCGGGTGATCAGTGGCTTCATGATCCAGGGCGGTGACCCGCTGGGCAACGGCACCGGCGGTCCCGGCTACCAGTTCGAGGACGAGTTCCACCCGGACCTGCGCTTCGACAAGCCCTACCTGCTGGCGATGGCCAACGCCGGCCCGGGCACCAACGGCTCGCAGTTCTTCATCACCGTCTCCCCGACGGCGTGGCTGAACCGCAAGCACACCATCTTCGGCGAGGTCACCGACGCGGCCAGCCAGAAGGTCGTGGACACCATCGCCACGACCCAGACGAACCCGCGCACCGACCGCCCGGTCAACGACGTGGTCATCGAGTCGGTCGTGATCGAGACCCGCTGA
- a CDS encoding DUF5324 family protein yields MTRIDSVRAATGSAKDSVLHAAEVVAPYADTAKDRAAHYAHEARVRLAPKVTQAAGQARVQYGAHVQPYLEQARTHVPPKVDQAAHEAAVRTRKAARQAAEYSRPRLEQAVAAAVPVTTEAAARSVAAMAALRGQVSSKEVQKLIRRQERRARAGRAMKALVVVGALAGGAFAAWKWWDKQANPDWLVEPPAATEVPESGRLSSVDGSGESVLDPEVEAKQAEDEAARRDDRS; encoded by the coding sequence GTGACCCGCATCGACAGCGTGCGCGCCGCGACCGGTTCGGCGAAGGACAGCGTGCTGCACGCCGCGGAAGTGGTGGCGCCCTACGCCGACACGGCCAAGGACAGGGCCGCGCACTACGCACACGAGGCACGCGTACGGCTAGCGCCCAAGGTGACGCAGGCCGCCGGGCAGGCTCGCGTCCAGTACGGCGCCCATGTGCAGCCGTATCTGGAGCAGGCCCGGACGCATGTGCCGCCGAAGGTCGACCAGGCCGCTCACGAGGCCGCCGTCCGGACACGCAAGGCCGCCCGGCAGGCGGCGGAGTACTCCAGGCCGAGGCTCGAGCAGGCTGTGGCCGCGGCCGTGCCCGTCACGACGGAGGCCGCCGCCCGGAGTGTGGCCGCGATGGCCGCGCTGCGCGGTCAGGTCTCGTCGAAGGAGGTCCAGAAGCTGATCCGCAGGCAGGAACGGCGGGCGAGGGCCGGCCGCGCCATGAAGGCGCTGGTCGTTGTCGGTGCCCTCGCGGGCGGTGCCTTCGCGGCCTGGAAGTGGTGGGACAAGCAGGCCAACCCGGACTGGCTGGTGGAGCCGCCCGCCGCGACGGAGGTTCCCGAGTCGGGCCGTCTGAGCTCCGTGGACGGCAGTGGTGAGTCCGTTCTGGACCCGGAGGTCGAGGCGAAGCAGGCCGAGGACGAGGCCGCCCGGCGCGACGACCGTTCCTGA
- a CDS encoding N-terminal phage integrase SAM-like domain-containing protein: protein MGERWTAAATWSPGGGEGGFDGAHGVEDRDAERGPGGADLVGVAVEELPVVGGLPARGFSEFLVGLVEGVEVVAHAAGGGHVVVPVDARASWRSVQRRAKWWEEWWPANEPSRPTTRNRKLSAWTVHIQPKWGKRKLNSLTYLELQTWVAKELKGYATQTKVLELLKMMLRHAVRDQRIPFNPAADVTKTASPPVRHPDDLTPPTEEQYTEIRKHIPVWWQPVTDFLENTGLRWGETAGTRRIFLDLEADTVKVWSSTTAARCAARASRRRRPASAPSRSR, encoded by the coding sequence ATGGGGGAGCGCTGGACGGCGGCGGCGACCTGGTCCCCCGGTGGCGGTGAGGGCGGCTTCGACGGTGCGCATGGTGTCGAGGATCGCGATGCGGAGCGGGGGCCGGGTGGCGCCGATCTGGTTGGGGTCGCGGTCGAGGAACTGCCGGTTGTAGGCGGCCTGCCAGCGCGCGGCTTCAGCGAGTTCCTCGTCGGCCTGGTCGAGGGCGTTGAGGTAGTCGCTCATGCGGCCGGCGGGGGCCATGTGGTGGTGCCGGTCGACGCGAGGGCGTCTTGGAGGTCGGTCCAGCGAAGGGCGAAGTGGTGGGAGGAGTGGTGGCCGGCCAACGAGCCGTCCCGGCCGACCACCCGCAACCGCAAGCTGTCCGCGTGGACCGTCCATATCCAGCCCAAGTGGGGGAAGCGCAAGCTCAACTCCCTCACCTACCTGGAGCTCCAGACCTGGGTGGCCAAGGAGTTGAAGGGCTACGCCACGCAGACGAAGGTCCTGGAACTGCTGAAGATGATGCTCCGGCACGCCGTCCGCGACCAGCGCATCCCCTTCAACCCGGCCGCCGACGTCACCAAGACGGCGAGCCCGCCCGTACGGCACCCCGACGACCTGACGCCCCCCACAGAGGAGCAGTACACCGAGATCCGCAAGCACATCCCGGTATGGTGGCAACCTGTCACCGACTTCCTCGAAAACACCGGCCTGCGCTGGGGCGAGACCGCCGGCACCCGCCGGATCTTCCTCGACCTGGAGGCCGACACGGTCAAGGTGTGGTCATCGACGACCGCGGCACGCTGCGCCGCCAGGGCATCCCGAAGACGGCGGCCGGCTTCCGCACCGTCCCGCTCACGCTGA
- a CDS encoding DUF6233 domain-containing protein, protein MNELPPDSRRLRAILAYLDQQLADEETIVTYLRLQREAVRAALARAEAPPPRRSRLPKGGTGLGPMAQIAPRPQFVVQQKRTARGPQPAIIHVGDCSMIEGTPYWITEHDARVSITDPNIEACQFCRPDTELGVLD, encoded by the coding sequence ATTCACGCCGCCTTCGGGCGATCCTGGCGTACCTCGATCAGCAGCTCGCCGACGAAGAGACCATCGTGACGTACCTGCGGCTCCAGCGGGAAGCCGTACGAGCCGCCCTTGCCCGCGCTGAGGCCCCACCGCCACGGCGGTCGCGGCTCCCCAAGGGCGGTACCGGCCTCGGTCCGATGGCGCAGATCGCGCCCCGGCCGCAGTTCGTTGTCCAGCAGAAGCGGACGGCCCGGGGGCCTCAGCCCGCGATCATCCACGTCGGTGACTGCTCGATGATCGAGGGCACGCCGTATTGGATCACGGAGCACGATGCGCGCGTGTCCATCACGGACCCGAACATCGAGGCGTGCCAATTCTGTCGGCCAGACACCGAGTTGGGCGTCCTGGACTGA